The Streptomyces sp. R28 region CTCCAGCGGGGCCCCGGCGAGGGCCGGTTCCAGGCGGGCTCGGCCGCCGAGGAAGCCCAGTTCCATCAGCACGGCCAGGCCGGCCACGTCGGCGCCGGCCCTGCGGATCAGCTGGATCGAGGCCTCCGCGGTGCCGCCTGTCGCCAGGACGTCGTCGATGACCAGGACGCGGTCGCCCGCGGTGAGGTCCTCGGCGTGCACCTCGATCTCGGCGGAGCCGTACTCCAGGTCGTACGCCTGGCTGAGCGTCGCCCCGGGGAGCTTGCCCGCCTTGCGCACCGGGATGAAGCCGATGCCCGCGCGCACGGCGACGGGGGCGCCGAGGATGAAGCCTCGGGCCTCGAGGCCGACGATCTTCGTGGCGTCGGTGTTCGCGGCGATCTCGGCCAGCGCGTCGGTGAGGGCCGTGAACGCCGCCGGGTCCGCCAGGAGCGGGGTGATGTCCTTGAACATCACGCCCGGTTCCGGGTAGTCCGCCACGTCACGGATGCGGCTGAGCAGCAGCTCCTTGATGTCGGTCATCGGCGCTTCCCCGAGGGTCGGCCACGGCCCCGGCTACGGGACACGGGCTGGTCGCGCGGGCCGACGACCGCGGGGGCGGCGTCCTCATGGTCATCGTCGAGCGGCTCTTCGGCGGCCGAGGCGCTCGGGGACTCGCCCTGTGCGGCGGCCTGGGCCCGCTTGGCGAGCACACGCTTCTTCAGGGCCTTCATCTGCGGCTCGCGCTCCTTGAGGTCGGCGACGAGCGGCGTGGCGATGAAGATCGAGGAGTACGCACCGGCTGCGAGGCCGACGAACAGCGACAGCGAGATGTCGTTGAGCATGCCGGCGCCGAGGACACCGCCGCCGATGAACAGCAGGCCCGCCACCGGCAGCAGCGCCACCACCGTGGTGTTGACGGAGCGGACCAGGGTGCTGTTGATCGAGCGGTTGGCGATGTCGCTGTAGGTCCAGCGGGTCTGCTTGGTGATGTCCTTCGTCTGCTCCTTGAGACTGTCGAAGACGACGACCGTGTCGTAGAGCGAATAGCCGAGGATCGTCAGCAGACCGATCACCGTGCCCGGTGTGACCTCGAAGCCGACGAGGGCGTAGATCCCGACCGTGATGGTGATGTCGTGGATCAGCGCGACGAACGCGGCCACGGCCATGCGCCACTCGAACGCGATCGCCAGATAGATCACCACCAGGACCAGGAAGATCGCGAGGCCCTGCCAGGCCTTGTTGGCGATCTGCTCACCCCAGCTGGGGCCGACGAGCTCGCCGGTGACGTCCTTCTCGGCGACACCCAGGTTCTTGGCCAGCTCCGTCGAGACCTGGTCGGCCTTGTTGGTGTCGATGCCCGCGACCTGGATGCGCAGGCTGCCGTTGCCGAGCTTCTGGACGATGGCGTCGTGGCCGGACGCCTCCTCCGCGTACTTCTCCGCCTGGGAGACCGAGGCGGAGGTCTTGGCCGGGGTGGTGAAGACCGCTCCGCCCTGGAACTCGATGCCCATGTTCAGGCCGCGCACCGCCAGGCCGACGATGGCCGTGATGGTGATCAGGATGGAGATGCCGTACCAGATCTTGCGGTTGCCGACGAAGTCGTAGCCGACCTCGCCACGGTGCAGTCGGGCGCCGAGGTTGCCGAGCTTCGACATCTCACGCCTCCTTCGTCTCGACGGGGGCGGAGGGACGGCGGGTGCGGCGCAGCGGCGGACGAGCACCCAGTCGCTTCGGGTCGAGGCCGGACCAGCTGTGGCCGCTGCCGAAGAACTTGCTGCGGGCCAGGATCGTCAGCAGCGGCTTGGTGAACAGGAACACCACGACCACGTCGAGCAGGGTGGTCAGGCCGAGCGTGAACGCGAAGCCCTGGACCTTGCCGACGGTGACGACGAACAGCACCGCGGCGGCCAGGAACGACACGAAGTCGGAGACCATGATGGTGCGCCTGGCGCGCGGCCAGGCCCGCTCGACGGCGGGGCGCAGCGAGCGGCCCTCGCGGATCTCGTCGCGGACGCGTTCGAAGTACACGATGAACGAGTCCGCTGTGATGCCGATGGCGACGATGGCACCGCAGACGGCCGGGAGGTTCAGCGCGAAGCCGATGGCCGGGCCGAGCAGAGCCATGATCACGTAGGTGAGGGCGGCGGAGACCAGCAGCGAGGCCACGGCGACCAGCGCGAGGCCCCGGTAGTAGAGGAACAGGTAGAGGACGACCAGGGCGAGACCGATCGCGCCGGCGATCAGACCGGCGTGCAGCTGCTCACCGCCGAGCGCGGCGGTGACGGTGGTGACGCTGTCCTCCTTGAAGGTCAGCGGCAGGGCGCCGTACGACAGCATGTTGGCGAGGCTCTGGGAGGACTCCTGGGTGAAGTTGCCGGAGATCTCCGCGTTGCCGCCGGTCAGGGCCTCGCTGACGGACGGGTCGGAGATGACCTCGCCGTCCAGGACGATGGCGAACTGGTTCTGCGGCTGCTGGTTCTTGGCCAACTTGCCGGTGATGTCGCCGAACTTCTTGCGGCCGTCGGACGTGAAGTCCATGGTCACGGTCCAGCCGGCGCCGGTCCGCGTGTTGAAGACGGCGCTGGCCTTCTTGACGTCGGTGCCGTCGACCTCGGCCGGGCCGAGGATGTACTTCTGCCACTGGCCGGACGAGTTCTTGCCGCAGGCCACCGTGGGATCGGTGGGCTTGGCACCCTTGCCGGCTTCGGCGCGGGCCTTCTCGTTCACGCAGTTGAGCGCGGCGTACTGGGCTTGGAGCTTGCTCGTGGCCGCGTCGGAGCCGCTGCTCGCAGACGCAGACGGGGAGGCGCTGCTGGAGGCGCTCGTGGACGGCGTCGCGTCCGCCTTCAGGGCGTCGGTGACCGCACGGCCCTGCGTGGTGGAGGTCGCCGACGGGGTGCCCGAGGGGGAGGACGAGGAGGTCGTCTTGTCGGTCGCCTTGTCGGTCGCCCCGCCCGAAGAGCTCGCGGAGGGGCTCGGCGACGGGGTGGGCGTCGCGGCGGCACCGGAGATCTCGGTGACGAGCACCGGGCGGAAGTACAGCTTCGCGGTGGTGCCGACCTGGGCCCGGGCCTCCTTGGCGTTGGTGCCCTTGGGGATGTTGACGATGATGTTCTTCGCGCCCTGGGTCTGAACCTCGGTCTCCGAGACACCAAGACCATTGACACGGCGGTTCATGATCTCGACCGCGGTGTCCATGTTGGTCTTGTTGATCGCGGATTCCTGGCCCGGCTCGGTGACCGCGCGCAGCGTGATGCTCGTGCCGCCGGCCAGGTCGATGCCAAGACGTGGGGTGGTCTGCCCCGTGGCGAACATCCCCGCGGTGAGGCCCACGATGGCGATCAGGATGAGGGCCAGCGAGCGCCCTGGCTTGCTCTGGGCGCTCGCGCTCCGGCCCTTCTTAGGTGCTGCCACCTTCTCGTACTCCCTCTCGGGCCGCCTCGCGCCAGGTCAGCGGGCGAGCGGCTATGACTGGTATCGGGATCCCATGCGAGATCGGCATGTTCCGGGGCACGCAGGCATGGCCCGCGCGCCCCCGGGACACGGCTACTTCGCGTCGGACTCGCCGTCGGTCTTCTTCGACTCAACATCCGTCTTCGCCTCGGCGGCCGCGGTGTCGTCGGACGCCTCGTCGGCCTCGTCCTTCTTGCCGAGGTCGACAGGCTTGTCGTCGGAGGCGGCAGCGTCGGCGGCGGGCTCGTCGGTCTCGGTGAGGGAGGAGGCGTCGTCCGGGACGACGTCGGACTTCAGGTCGTGCTCGATGCCGTGCACGATGCGGTTGTACTCGTCGTCGGAGAGGACGGCACCGATCGCGTTCTTGGCGAAGAGGAGCTCCACGCCCGGGCCGGCGTCAAGGAGGACCGTGTCCTCATTGGCCTCCTTGACAGTCGCGTACATGCCCCCGATGGTGCGGACGCCGCTGCCGGGCTGCATTTGGTTCCGCATGTCGGCCGCCTGCTGCTGCTTCTTCTTGGCCGACCGGGTCATCAGGAACATGGCCCCGATGAGCACGATGAACGGGAGGAGGGTCACGAGACTCACGGGTCGGTACTTCCTTCACACGACCGCGATGGTGAGCGGCCTGATGGTTGGGGGTATGTATGCCGTCGACAAAGGCGGCATCGGCGGAGTCTAAGCGAGTCCGCATGCATGGAACAACGCTCAGCATGGCACCGGGGTTCCTACTCCGGCCAATGCCCTCGCCGTCACCGCGTCATCACGCCCCGAACAGATCCTGTTGTCCGTTTCCCGCAGCTTGTGAGCGGGGCGGCGTGAGGCCGAGATGCGCCCATGCCGCGGGGGTGGCGACACGACCACGCGGGGTACGGGCGAGCAGGCCCTCCCGGACGAGGAAGGGCTCGGCGACCTCCTCGACGGTCTCGCGCTCCTCCCCCACCGCGACCGCCAGCGTGGACAGGCCGACCGGGCCGCCGCCGAACAGCTTCAGCAGGGCCTCCAGGACGCCTCGGTCCAGCCGGTCGAGGCCTCGGGCGTCGACCTCGTAGACGGCGAGGGCGGCCTCTGCGATGTCCCTGGTGATGATCCCGTCGGCCTTGACCTGGGCGTAGTCGCGGACGCGGCGCAGCAGGCGGTTGGCGATGCGGGGCGTGCCACGGGAGCGGCCGGCGATCTCGGCGGCGCCGTCGGCCTCGATCTCGACGTCGAGCAGGTTGGCCGAGCGGTGGATGACGCGCTCCAGCTCGGTCGGCTCGTAGAACTCCATGTGCGCGGTGAAGCCGAAGCGGTCGCGCAGCGGGGGCGGCAGCAGACCCGCGCGCGTGGTGGCGCCGACCAGGGTGAACGGCGGGAGTTCGAGCGGGATGGCGGTGGCGCCGGGGCCCTTGCCGACAATGACGTCGACGCGGAAGTCCTCCATCGCCATGTAGAGCATCTCCTCGGCGGGCCGTGACATGCGGTGGATCTCGTCGAGGAAGAGGACCTCGCCCTCCTGGAGGGAGGAGAGGATCGCGGCGAGGTCGCCGGCGTGCTGGATGGCGGGACCGGAGGTGATGCGGATGGGGGCGCCCATCTCGGCCGCGATGATCATGGAGAGGGTGGTCTTGCCGAGGCCCGGGGCGCCGGAGAGCAGTACGTGGTCGGCGGTGGCGCCACGCGCGCGTGCGGCGCGCAGGACGAGGTCGAGCTGCTCGCGGACCTTCTCCTGACCGATGAACTCGTCCAGGTCCTTGGGCCGCAGGGCGGCCTCGACGGCCTGGTCCTCACGGTCGGCGGACCCACCGACGAGCCGCTCGGCGGCGGAGGTGTCGGTCGTGTCGTCCCAGTTCATGGAGTGTGCCTCGGGGGTCGCGGTCGGATGGGTCGTACGTCGGACGCGGTGACGGAGCCGTCGGATGAGTGTGTGCCGGATTCCCGAGGCGCCGTTTCGGACCTCCCGGGAATCCCGCTGTTTCAGCGCGCTCTGTTCAGGGTCTGCAGGGCCGCCCGCAGCAACTGGCCCACCTGGGGCACGCCCTCGGCCGCCTCGGCCTGCGGTGCCACGGCGGTGACGGCCTCGTCCGCCTCGCGGGTTGCGTAGCCGAGGCCGATCAGGGCGGCGTGCAGTTGGTCGCGCCAGCCACTGGTGACCGGAGCGCCGACAGCGGGCGCTCCGATCGGCTCGCCCAGGCGGTCCTTCAGCTCGAGGAGCAGCTTCTGGGCGCCCTTCTTGCCGATGCCGGGGACCGCGGTGAGCGCCTTCTCGTCACTGGTGGCGATGGCGCGGCGCAGGGCGTCCGGGCTGTGCACGGCCAGCATCGACTGGGCCAGGCGCGGGCCGACCCCGCTCGCGGTCTGCAGCAGCTCGAAGGTCTGGCGCTCGTCGTCGTCCGCGAAGCCGTACAGGGTCAGCGAGTCCTCCCGTACCACGAGGGAGGTGGCCAGCTTGGTCTGCTGGCCCATGCGCAGCCCGGAAAGCGTGTTGGGCGTGCACTGGACGGCGATACCGATGCCGCCCACCTCGACCACCGCGGAGTCGGGGGCGAGGGCGGCGACCGGGCCGCTGACGAAGGCGATCATGCGGTACGGCCTTTCGATGTGTGCGAAGTCTTCGCTGCGCGCGAGGCCTTCGCTTCGTGTGAGGTCTTCGCTGCGTGCTGGGCGACGGCCTGTTGCAGCCGGTTCTGGGCAACGGCCTGCTGGAGGCGCTGCTGGGCGGGTGCGCGCCAGATGTGGCAGATGGCGAGGGCGAGGGCATCGGCGGCGTCGGCCGGCTTGGGCGGTGCGTCGAGCCGGAGCAGGCGGGTGACCATGGCGCCCACCTGTGCCTTGTCGGCGCGGCCGCTTCCGGTGACGGCGGCCTTGACCTCGCTCGGGGTGTGCAGCGCGACGGGGATGCCACGGCGGGCGGCGCAGAGCAGTGCGACCGCGCTGGCCTGGGCGGTGCCCATCACGGTACGGACGTTGTGCTGGCTGAACACGCGTTCCACGGCGACGAATTCGGGCTGGTGCTCGTCCAGCCAGGCTTCGAGGCCCTGTTCGATGGCGACGAGGCGGTGGGCCAGGTCCGCATCCGGGGCCGTACGGACGACACCGACGCCTCGCATCGTCAACGGACGTCCGGCGACGCCTTCGACGACCCCGACGCCGCACCGGGTCAGCCCGGGGTCCACACCGAGTACGCGCACCTGGCTCCTTCGCTTCCCTCGTCCGCGGGTTCGGTTCCGGTTCGGTTCCCTGTCCATCCCGCGCAGCCAGGCTATCCGGCGGCACTGACAACGCAGCGCCGGCCGGACCGGGTCACAGAGCAAGATCAAAGGGACGGCAAAGGATCATGACCTGGCGCCCCGACATGACCGGCATGTCACCAGAAGGCGGAGCGGCTGGGGCCATTCTCCGTTGCTTCGCACACTTGATCGCTTATAGCTTCCGGATCGTCGCGGACGGCAGACCACCGTCCGCGTTGTCGCGAACCGAACGTTCGCGTCGAGCACTTGCACACATGAATCGGGGATTCCATGCGCAACATCGCGAAGGCTGCTGCCGTGACCGCGTCCGTCCTGCTGGCGGGTGTGGCCGTGGCGACTCCCGCCCAGGCGGCCACCAGGGCGAAGCACGAGGGCCGCAGCGGCTGCTTCAACTACTCGTGGGGCGACGGTGTTTCGACCACCACCGTCTACTACCACAACATCTGCGACCACAAGGCCACCATCAACATCTGGTGGAAGGACGGCGCGGTCGAGTACATGAAGGCCGACACCGTCAAGGCCGACGGCAAGGGCAGCATGAAGCACACCGGCGACCTCAAGAGCGTCAGCGGCTGAACGGTCGCCTGACGCAGGACCACACATGAGAACGGCCCGCCGAAGTCTCCTTCGGCGGGCCGTTCTCATGTCCTGGCCGGACTCCCCGGCGCTCAGGCGTCGACCTTCTCCATGATCTCGTCGCTGACGTCGAAGTTGGCGAAGACGTTCTGGACGTCGTCGCTGTCCTCGAGCGCGTCGATCAGCTTGAAGATCTTCTTGGCGCCCTCCTCGTCCAGCTCGACCTGGACGGACGGCACGAAGCTGGAGTCGGCGGAGTCGTAGTCGATGCCGGCCTCCTGGAGGGCGGTGCGGACCGCGACCAGGTCGGTGGCCTCGCTCACGACCTCGAAGGACTCACCGAGGTCGTTGACCTCCTCGGCGCCCGCGTCCAGGACGGCACCGAGGACGTCGTCCTCGGACAGCTCGCCCTTGGGGACGATGACGACGCCCTTGCGGCTGAACATGTACGACACGGAGCCCGGGTCGGCCATGTTGCCGCCGTTGCGGGTCATGGCGACGCGGACGTCGGAGGCGGCGCGGTTGCGGTTGTCGGTGAGGCACTCGATGAGCACCGCGACGCCGTTCGGGCCGTAACCCTCGTACATGATCGTCTCGTAGTCGGCGCCACCGGCCTCAAGGCCACCGCCGCGCTTGACCGCGGAGTCGATGTTCTTGTTGGGGACCGACTGCTTCTTCGCCTTCTGGATGGCGTCGTAGAGAGTCGGGTTGCCCTCGATGTCGACGCCGCCCATGCGGGCCGCGACCTCGATGTTCTTGATCAGCTTCGCGAAGAGCTTGCCGCGCTTGGCGTCAATCACGGCCTTCTTGTGCTTCGTCGTAGCCCATTTAGAGTGGCCGGACATCTGCCTGTCTCCTTCGCGTAACCCAACTCTTTACGAACCCCAGAGATCCTACAAGGACTCCGCTGTCCGGTTCGCGCGCACCATGTCGACGAACAGGGAGTGCACACGGTGGTCGCCGGTCAGCTCCGGATGGAACGACGTGGCGAGCGCGTTGCCCTGGCGGACCGCGACGATGTGGCCCTCGTGCTCGGCAAGCACCTCGGTCTCGGCGCCGACGGACTCGACCCAGGGGGCGCGGATGAAGACGCCCTGTACAGGATCGCCCTCGACGCCCTTGACGTCGACCGTCGCTTCGAAGGACTCGTTCTGCCGCCCGAAGGCGTTGCGGCGCACGATCATGTCGATGCCGCCGACGGTCTCCTGCCCCGAGCGCGGGTCGAGGATCTTATCGGCGAGCATGATCATGCCGGCGCAGGTGCCATAGACGGGCATGCCGCCGTGCACGCGCGCGCGTAGCGGCTCCATCACGCCGAACAGGATGGCCAGCTTGGAGATGGTCGTGGACTCACCGCCGGGGAGGACGAGGCCGTCGACCTCGGCGAGCTCTTCGGGGCGCCGCACCGGCCTGGCCACGGCGTCGGCCGCGGCCAGGGCGATGAGGTGCTCCCGTACGTCGCCCTGGAGGGCCAGGACGCCTATGACGGGTGCGTCAGTCATGTACGTGCAGTCCTTGGAGGGTGCTTACCAGCCGCGGTTGGCGTAGCGCTCGGTCTCAGGGAGGGTGTCGCAGTTGATGCCGACCATGGCCTCGCCGAGGTTGCGGGACGCTTCCGCGATGATCTTCGGGTCGTCGTAGAACGTGGTCGCCTTGACGATGGCGGCGGCGCGCTTGGCCGGGTCGCCGGACTTGAAGATGCCGGAGCCGACGAAGACGCCCTCGGCACCGAGCTGGCGCATCAGCGCGGCGTCGGCCGGGGTGGCGACGCCACCGGCGGAGAACAGCACCACCGGGAGCTTGCCGAGCTCGGAGACTTCCTTGACCAGCTCGTACGGGGCGCGCAGCTCCTTGGCGGCGGCGTACAGCTCGTTGTTGTCGAAGCCGCGCAGCTTGGCGATCTCGTTCTTGATCTGACGCAGGTGGCGGACGGCCTCGACGACGTTGCCCGTGCCGGCCTCGCCCTTGGAGCGGATCATGGCCGCGCCCTCGGCGATGCGGCGCAGGGCCTCGCCCAGGTTGGTGGCGCCACAGACGAAGGGGGTCGTGAAGGCCCACTTGTCGGAGTGGTTGACCTCGTCGGCCGGGGTGAGGACCTCGGACTCGTCGATGTAGTCGACGCCGAGGGACTGCAGGACCTGGGCCTCGACGAAGTGGCCGATACGGGACTTGGCCATGACCGGGATGGAGACGGCGTCGATGATGCCCTCGATCATGTCCGGGTCGGACATCCGGGCCACGCCGCCGTCCTTGCGGATGTCGGCGGGGACCCGCTCCAGGGCCATGACGGCGACGGCGCCCGCGTCCTCGGCGATCTTCGCCTGCTCCGGCGTGACGACGTCCATGATCACGCCACCCTTGAGCTGCTCGGCCATGCCGCGCTTCACGCGCGCGGTGCCGGTCTCGGGAGCCTGGTTTTCGGAAGTGGACACGGGTGACCTCACTCGGTGAAAAAGGGTTACTGCAAGCACCGAGGAAACGGGAGTGGACCAGGCCACAGCAAGGGCCAATGAGAAGCCGGTGGATCCTTTTCCTGCCTGCTGGCGCGAACCTGCTGGTCAGGCGGCCCTGTCGACCAGTGCCGCGGGGGGCTCGTCGTCCATCTCGAAGGCCATGGGGAACGGGGCGTGACCCGCCAGGCGGAACCAGCGGACCTTGCGGTGCCGGCGCAGCGCCCGGGCCGCCCGTACGGCGTCGTTGTGGAAGCGGCGGGCCATCGGTACCCGGCGGATCGCCTCGGTCAGCTCGCGGGCCGCCTCCTCTCCCCCGGGCGCCTCCCGCACCGCCTGCACCTGCTGGGTCTCGGCGAACACGGCCCGCAGCGCCTGGCTCAGCTCGCTCTCGGCGACCTCCCGCTGCTCCTCCACGGACTGCCGGGCAGCGTGGGCGGCCTCGTACAGGACGATCGACGCGGCCGGATCCAGCACGCCGGAGGTGGCCAGTTCCTGGGCCACCGAGGCGCGGCGCAGCAGCTGTGCGTCGAGGCCGGCGCGCGTGGCGTCGATCCTGGCGTGCAGCCGGTCGAGGCGGCCGGCGGTCCAGCTCAGGTAGAGGCCGATCACGACGAGGGCTACGAGGATCCAGATGAGAGTTGCGGTCACGGGCGGCAGACTAGCCGCGCCGGGGCAGCCGGAGGTCGTGCGGGGTGTCGGCACGGCCGTTGCCGGGAGGCACCGGCGGCAACCGTCCCCTCAGCCCGGCTGACAACACCGGCTGATCACCCGGCTGACCGTCAGTCCCGTACCAGCCCCAACCGCGCCCGCAGACCGCTCCCGCCGCCTCCGGTCCGCTCGTCCGCGGCCACCGCTGCCGCGCCGGCCGTCACCGTCTCGTACACCGACAGGATGTCCGCCCCGACGGTGGACCAGTCGAAGCGGCGGACATGCTCGCGCCCCCGCTCCCGCAGCTCCGCCAGGCGGGCCGGATCCTCCAGGAGGCGTACCGCTGCCTCGGCCAGGGCGTCCGCGTCCTCGTTGGCGAAGAGCTCGCCCGCCGCGCCCTGGTCGAGGACCTGGGCGAAGGCGTCCAGGTCCGAGGCGAGGACCGGGGCGCCGGCCGACATCGCCTCGACCAGGATGATCCCGAAGCTCTCGCCGCCGGTGTTGGGCGCGACGTACAGGTCGACGCTGCGCAGGAAGCGGGCCTTGTCCTCGTCGCTGATCATGCCGAGGAACTCCACGCGGGAGCGGAGCTCCTTGGGCAGCGACTCGACCGCCTCCTCCTCGTCGCCGCGGCCCGCCACGAGCAGCCTGGTCTGCGGGCGGGCGGCGAGGATCTTGGGCAGGGCCCTCATCAGTACCGGCAGGCCCTTGCGGGGCTCGTCGATACGGCCGATGAAGCCGACGGTGTCGCCCTGCCACTCGGGGTTGGGCTCGGCCTTGGCGAAGAACTCGACGTCGACGCCGTTGGGGATCACCACGGCGTCGCCGCCCAGGTGTTCCACCAGCGTGCGGCGGGCGTACTCGCTCACCGCGATCCGGGCGCTGATCTTCTCCAGGGCCGCCTGGAGGATCGAGTACGCGGCGATCATCGCCTTGGACCGGGGGTTGGAGGTGTGGAAGGTGGCGACCATCGGGCCCTGTGCCGCCCAGCAGGTCAGCAGGCCGAGCGACGGCGAGGCCGGCTCGTGGATGTGGACCACGTCGAACTCGCCGTCGTGCAGCCAGCGTCGGACGCGGGCCGCCGAGAGGAAGCCGAAGTTCAGACGGGCGACCGAGCCGTTGTACGGCACCGGCACGGCGCGTCCCGCCGAGACCACGTACGGCGGGAGCGGGGTGTCGTCGTCGGCCGGGGCCAGGACGGACACCTCGTGGCCGAGCCGGATGAAGTACTCGGCGAGGTCGCGGATGTGGAACTGGACGCCGCCCGGCACGTCCCAGGAGTACGGGCAGACGATGCCGATCCTCACGGACGCTCTCCGTCCGGGCCGGTGGGCGTGTCACCTGGTCGTGGTTCCAGGTCGGCGAGCCACAAGCGCTGGAGCATGTGCCAGTCCTCCGGATGTTCGGCGATCCCCGTGGCGAAGGCGTCGGCCAGCGCCTGTGTCATGACAGACGTCTTCTCCGCCCGGCTACCTGTCCCGGGCACCTCGATCGGAGGATGGACCCGTCCCTGCATGACCGGTGAGTCGTCGTACCAGAGCGTGACCGGGAGCAGCAGCGCCCCGGTCTGCTGGGCCAGCAACGCCGGTCCGGCGGGCATGCGGGCCGTGTCGCCGAAGAACTCGACCTCGACGCCGGACGCCGACAGGTCGCGGTCGGCGACCAGGCAGACCAGGCCGCCGTCGCGCAGCCTGCGGGCCAGCGTGCCGAAGGCGGTGCCGCCGCTGTGCGGCAGGACCTCCATACCGAGGCCCTCGCGGTAGGCGACGAAACGGTCGTACAGCGTCTCGGGCTTGAGACGCTCGGCGACAGTCGTGAACGGCGTCTCCAGCTCGGTGGTGACCCAGGCGCCCGCGAGGTCCCAGTTGGCCAGGTGCGGCAGGGCGAGTATGACACCGTTGCCCGCGGCCAGACCGTCGGTCAGGTAGTGGACGTCCTTGACGTCGAAGCCGCCCTTGACGCGCTCGGCACTCCAGGCGGGCAGCCGGAAGGACTCCATCCAGTAGCGCAGGTACGACCGCATGCCCGCGCGGGACAGCTCGGCGAGGCGCTCGGGGCTCGCGTCGGGCACCACGCGCGCGTAGTTGCTCTCCAGCCGCAGGACGCCCTTGCCCCGCTGCTTCCAGGCGAGGTCGGCGATGGTGCGGCCGAGCCTTACGGCAACCGGCTCGGGGAGCTTCTTGACGGTGCCCCAGCCGAGGCCGTACAGCGCGTCAGTGAGCCGCTCCTGGGCACTCACTTGGCTGCCTCGCTCCCTTGAGAGGCGCTCTGCGGCTTCTCCTGCACTGCCTCCGCCTCCGCCTCCGCCTCCGCATTCGCTTCCGCCTCCGCCGACTCGCGGCGGACCGTGACGACCCGCTGGATCAGCGTGACGAGGCTGCCGACGGCGACGATCCACAGGGCGACGGGCAGCAGGTACTGGATGCCGGGTACCCCGAACTTGTGCAGGCCCGCGAAGCCGGCCGCGACCAGGGAGATGACCAGACGCTCGGCGCGCTCGACGAGGCCGTTGACCGCGACCGGCAGGCCGATCGATTCGCCCCGGGCCTTGGTGTACGACACCACCTGGCCGCTGGCCAGGCAGAAGATCGAGACGGCGCACAGGACGAGGTCGTCGCCCCCACCGGCGTACCAGAGAATGAAGCCGCCGAAGATCGCGCCGTCGGCGACCCGGTCGAGCGTGGAGTCCAGGAAGGCGCCCCAGCGGCTGGAGCGGCCGAGCTGGCGGGCCATGTTTCCGTCGACGAGGTCGGAGAACACGAAGAGTGTGATCACGACCGTGCCCCAGAAGAACTCTCCCATGGGGTAGAAGACCAGCGCCCCCGCGACCACACCGGCGGTGCCGATGAGCGTGACGGCGTCGGGGCTCACGCCCCGCCGGATCAGAAACGCGGCGAACGGTGTGAGGACACGCGTGAAGAATGCACGCGCGTACTTGTTCAGCATGGCCTTCCCGAGGGTCGGTGTGGCCGTGCGGCCCCTGCTGGCCACCGGCTGGCCCATCGTAGCCACGCGCGGGTGCGGGCGACCGCCGGGCACTCGTACACG contains the following coding sequences:
- the pdxS gene encoding pyridoxal 5'-phosphate synthase lyase subunit PdxS, which translates into the protein MSTSENQAPETGTARVKRGMAEQLKGGVIMDVVTPEQAKIAEDAGAVAVMALERVPADIRKDGGVARMSDPDMIEGIIDAVSIPVMAKSRIGHFVEAQVLQSLGVDYIDESEVLTPADEVNHSDKWAFTTPFVCGATNLGEALRRIAEGAAMIRSKGEAGTGNVVEAVRHLRQIKNEIAKLRGFDNNELYAAAKELRAPYELVKEVSELGKLPVVLFSAGGVATPADAALMRQLGAEGVFVGSGIFKSGDPAKRAAAIVKATTFYDDPKIIAEASRNLGEAMVGINCDTLPETERYANRGW
- the pgsA gene encoding phosphatidylinositol phosphate synthase encodes the protein MGQPVASRGRTATPTLGKAMLNKYARAFFTRVLTPFAAFLIRRGVSPDAVTLIGTAGVVAGALVFYPMGEFFWGTVVITLFVFSDLVDGNMARQLGRSSRWGAFLDSTLDRVADGAIFGGFILWYAGGGDDLVLCAVSIFCLASGQVVSYTKARGESIGLPVAVNGLVERAERLVISLVAAGFAGLHKFGVPGIQYLLPVALWIVAVGSLVTLIQRVVTVRRESAEAEANAEAEAEAEAVQEKPQSASQGSEAAK
- the pdxT gene encoding pyridoxal 5'-phosphate synthase glutaminase subunit PdxT — encoded protein: MTDAPVIGVLALQGDVREHLIALAAADAVARPVRRPEELAEVDGLVLPGGESTTISKLAILFGVMEPLRARVHGGMPVYGTCAGMIMLADKILDPRSGQETVGGIDMIVRRNAFGRQNESFEATVDVKGVEGDPVQGVFIRAPWVESVGAETEVLAEHEGHIVAVRQGNALATSFHPELTGDHRVHSLFVDMVRANRTAESL
- a CDS encoding YebC/PmpR family DNA-binding transcriptional regulator, producing the protein MSGHSKWATTKHKKAVIDAKRGKLFAKLIKNIEVAARMGGVDIEGNPTLYDAIQKAKKQSVPNKNIDSAVKRGGGLEAGGADYETIMYEGYGPNGVAVLIECLTDNRNRAASDVRVAMTRNGGNMADPGSVSYMFSRKGVVIVPKGELSEDDVLGAVLDAGAEEVNDLGESFEVVSEATDLVAVRTALQEAGIDYDSADSSFVPSVQVELDEEGAKKIFKLIDALEDSDDVQNVFANFDVSDEIMEKVDA
- a CDS encoding phosphatidylinositol mannoside acyltransferase — encoded protein: MSAQERLTDALYGLGWGTVKKLPEPVAVRLGRTIADLAWKQRGKGVLRLESNYARVVPDASPERLAELSRAGMRSYLRYWMESFRLPAWSAERVKGGFDVKDVHYLTDGLAAGNGVILALPHLANWDLAGAWVTTELETPFTTVAERLKPETLYDRFVAYREGLGMEVLPHSGGTAFGTLARRLRDGGLVCLVADRDLSASGVEVEFFGDTARMPAGPALLAQQTGALLLPVTLWYDDSPVMQGRVHPPIEVPGTGSRAEKTSVMTQALADAFATGIAEHPEDWHMLQRLWLADLEPRPGDTPTGPDGERP
- a CDS encoding glycosyltransferase family 4 protein, encoding MRIGIVCPYSWDVPGGVQFHIRDLAEYFIRLGHEVSVLAPADDDTPLPPYVVSAGRAVPVPYNGSVARLNFGFLSAARVRRWLHDGEFDVVHIHEPASPSLGLLTCWAAQGPMVATFHTSNPRSKAMIAAYSILQAALEKISARIAVSEYARRTLVEHLGGDAVVIPNGVDVEFFAKAEPNPEWQGDTVGFIGRIDEPRKGLPVLMRALPKILAARPQTRLLVAGRGDEEEAVESLPKELRSRVEFLGMISDEDKARFLRSVDLYVAPNTGGESFGIILVEAMSAGAPVLASDLDAFAQVLDQGAAGELFANEDADALAEAAVRLLEDPARLAELRERGREHVRRFDWSTVGADILSVYETVTAGAAAVAADERTGGGGSGLRARLGLVRD